A region of the Nitrospiraceae bacterium genome:
TATTACCCTGCGCCAAACCAGGGTCGGCGACATGTCGATGTGGAAGGCCTGCGCGTTTTCCAACGCGGCGCGGAACGGCATGTTTGCCGCCCTGCTCGCCAGGCGAGGCATGACCGGGCCCGCCCCGATTTTCGAAGGCGACAAAGGGTTCATGAAGCTCGTCTCCGGTCACTTCGAACTGCCGATGCTGGGGGGAGAAGCGATGCCGGGCGGAGAGCCGGTTCCCTTCAAGATTCTCAAGACCTGCATCAAACATTTTCCCGTGGAATATCATGCGCAAAGCGCCGTCGAAGCCGCCCTGGCCTTGCGAGCGGAGTTGCTCGCGACAGAAGGAAAGGGCTGGCTCGACAAGCTGGCCGATGTGGAAATCGGCAGTTACGATGTCGCCATCGAAATCATCGGGCGTGATCCTGAGAAATGGCAGCCCGCCACAAGAGAAACGGCCGATCACAGTTTCCCCTACTGCGTGGCGGTCGCCCTGGTCGATGGCCGCGTGAGTATGAATTCCTTCAGCCCGAAACGGCTGCGAGATCCACGTCTCCACGAGCTCATGAAAAAGATCCATGTCGTGAACGTGCCGGAACTCGAATATCGCTACCCGACCACGATGCCGACCCGCCTCACCATCAGAACGGCCAAAGGATCGACGTATAGCCGGCAAATCGACCAGCCACTCGGCCATCCGGGACATCCTCTCTCGGATCAGGAAGTGGAGGAAAAACTCCGCCGCCTGGC
Encoded here:
- a CDS encoding MmgE/PrpD family protein codes for the protein MLADRLAHYTQSFRFNDLPGEVIHEVKRRLIDSLGCAFGAWTAPPCRIARDMALAVKVPGGATVWGTNHKTLPDLATFANGAMVRYLDFNDTYLSKEPAHPSDNIAAVLAAGETAHASGKLVIQALTLSYEIQCRLCDAAALRPRGWDHVTYGPISSALGVANVLELTSAQTRQAVNLAGVANITLRQTRVGDMSMWKACAFSNAARNGMFAALLARRGMTGPAPIFEGDKGFMKLVSGHFELPMLGGEAMPGGEPVPFKILKTCIKHFPVEYHAQSAVEAALALRAELLATEGKGWLDKLADVEIGSYDVAIEIIGRDPEKWQPATRETADHSFPYCVAVALVDGRVSMNSFSPKRLRDPRLHELMKKIHVVNVPELEYRYPTTMPTRLTIRTAKGSTYSRQIDQPLGHPGHPLSDQEVEEKLRRLA